The following proteins are encoded in a genomic region of Gimesia algae:
- a CDS encoding prolyl oligopeptidase family serine peptidase, which yields MLRLSRFRCVSAVTLCALLLCVPGVRADESAELPYHQQKNLVYAEVHGVGLLLDVFTPRSQPNGLAIVDVVSGAYHSDRGKLRDHKQAQMFDIFCSRGYTVFAIRPGSIAKFNGPEMLDNVNRGILWVKEHAKEYQVDPHRLAMLGASAGGHLACMAAVSAADAKSKTRVKAVAVFFPPTDLINYGGFKIDISGEDQLAQSIRRLITPKGSETIDVSRLDELRTAFSPARLVKPGLPPFLIIHGTADFMVPIQQSRVMVAALQKAEVPVKFIIKEGGGHPWPTIHEEVEQMADWIDGQLK from the coding sequence ATGTTGCGTCTTTCGCGATTCCGCTGCGTGTCTGCAGTCACTCTGTGTGCGTTACTCCTTTGTGTCCCTGGTGTTAGAGCGGATGAATCTGCCGAACTGCCTTATCATCAGCAGAAAAATCTGGTCTATGCGGAAGTGCATGGCGTGGGTCTGCTGCTGGATGTGTTCACGCCCCGCTCCCAGCCGAACGGACTGGCGATCGTGGATGTAGTTTCGGGCGCGTATCACTCGGATCGGGGCAAACTCCGCGATCATAAACAGGCACAAATGTTCGATATCTTCTGCTCACGCGGCTATACGGTGTTCGCGATCCGACCCGGTTCGATCGCGAAATTTAACGGCCCCGAAATGCTGGACAATGTGAATCGAGGTATTTTGTGGGTCAAAGAACATGCCAAAGAGTACCAGGTCGATCCGCATCGACTGGCAATGCTGGGCGCTTCGGCCGGCGGTCACCTGGCCTGCATGGCGGCGGTATCGGCGGCGGATGCGAAGTCCAAAACGCGGGTGAAAGCGGTGGCCGTCTTTTTTCCACCCACCGATCTGATTAACTACGGCGGCTTCAAAATTGACATCAGCGGCGAAGATCAACTGGCGCAATCCATCCGCCGCCTGATCACGCCCAAGGGTTCAGAAACGATCGACGTCAGCCGCCTGGACGAACTGCGGACCGCGTTCTCCCCGGCTCGCCTGGTGAAGCCGGGCCTGCCTCCGTTTCTGATCATCCATGGCACAGCGGATTTCATGGTGCCGATTCAACAGTCGCGGGTGATGGTCGCCGCTTTGCAGAAAGCGGAGGTGCCGGTAAAGTTCATCATCAAAGAAGGGGGCGGCCACCCCTGGCCGACGATTCACGAAGAAGTCGAACAAATGGCCGACTGGATCGACGGGCAGTTGAAGTAG
- a CDS encoding DUF1501 domain-containing protein, with protein sequence MTGRTDRHSPQISRRYYLRLSAMGVLGTGMSGWLRRLAAETADNPQRKRSCILLWMSGGPSQTDTFDLKPQHENGGPFKAIDTDVPGVQISEHLPQLAKVMKHLVPIRSMSTKEGDHTRATYLLRTGYLPSGPLSYPTLGSVLSKELGSTNAALPNFVSIAPNKTLSPNAYGPGFLGPQFAPLVVGEGTGVVPNDAANVDAGLKVKNLTLPTGITRQQADERLSILKDLETDFAATHPGTPTNSHRSAYAAAVRMMRSKAIEAFQLDKEPDMLRDAYGRNRFGQGCLLARRLIEQGVPFVEVSLNGVQGNNTFGWDTHQENFEAVKSLSEVLDPAWGTLMTDLEQRGLLDSTLIVWMGEFGRTPKINQNTGRDHFPAAWTTVLGGGGIRGGQVIGKTSEDGMKVTDQPVVVPDLMATICTALGLDPLQQNMSNIGRPIPLADHGAKPIQQILKS encoded by the coding sequence ATGACAGGCAGAACAGACAGACACAGCCCGCAGATCTCCCGCCGCTATTACCTGCGGCTCTCCGCCATGGGTGTCCTCGGTACTGGCATGTCGGGCTGGCTCAGACGTCTGGCTGCTGAAACCGCCGACAACCCGCAGCGCAAACGCAGTTGCATTCTGCTCTGGATGTCGGGCGGACCCAGTCAGACCGATACCTTCGATCTCAAACCGCAGCACGAAAACGGCGGACCCTTCAAAGCGATCGACACCGACGTGCCCGGCGTACAGATCTCCGAACATCTGCCTCAACTCGCGAAGGTCATGAAACATCTGGTCCCCATTCGCTCGATGAGCACCAAAGAAGGGGACCATACCCGCGCTACCTATCTGCTCCGCACCGGTTATCTGCCGTCCGGCCCGCTCAGCTATCCGACCCTCGGCTCAGTGTTGAGTAAGGAACTGGGAAGCACAAACGCCGCACTGCCCAATTTCGTCAGCATCGCTCCCAATAAAACCTTAAGCCCCAATGCCTATGGCCCCGGTTTTCTGGGACCGCAGTTCGCTCCCCTGGTCGTCGGCGAAGGTACAGGAGTCGTGCCAAACGATGCCGCGAATGTCGACGCCGGGTTAAAAGTCAAGAACCTGACGCTGCCCACCGGCATTACGCGCCAGCAGGCCGACGAACGCCTGTCAATTCTGAAAGACCTGGAAACCGATTTTGCCGCCACGCATCCCGGCACGCCGACGAACAGTCACCGCAGCGCCTACGCCGCCGCCGTTCGCATGATGCGTTCCAAAGCCATCGAAGCCTTTCAACTGGATAAAGAGCCGGACATGCTCCGCGATGCCTACGGCCGCAATCGCTTTGGACAGGGCTGTCTGCTGGCTCGACGGCTGATTGAACAGGGAGTCCCTTTTGTGGAAGTCTCGCTGAACGGCGTGCAGGGCAACAACACATTCGGCTGGGATACCCATCAGGAAAACTTCGAAGCCGTCAAAAGTCTGAGTGAAGTCCTTGACCCCGCCTGGGGGACTTTAATGACCGATCTCGAACAGCGGGGATTGTTGGATTCCACGTTGATTGTCTGGATGGGCGAATTCGGCCGCACGCCGAAGATCAATCAGAACACGGGCCGCGATCATTTTCCTGCGGCCTGGACCACGGTACTCGGCGGAGGCGGCATTCGCGGCGGTCAGGTCATCGGCAAAACCAGCGAGGACGGCATGAAAGTCACCGACCAACCGGTCGTCGTCCCCGATCTGATGGCGACCATCTGCACAGCTCTGGGCCTCGATCCCCTGCAGCAGAACATGTCCAACATCGGCCGCCCCATTCCCCTCGCCGACCACGGCGCCAAACCCATTCAGCAGATTCTGAAAAGCTGA
- a CDS encoding sodium:solute symporter family transporter — MQSLSFLDFAVIAAYLIGTLGLGLYIGSKIKTGSDYFLAGRKLPWWAIGMSLVATDIGAVDIVGTGGAAHQHGLAVANFEWIGCVPAMIIAAFVFIPFFWRSGVTTIPEYMERRFNVAVRSALAICWIIFMACNLGIMLLASAKMMHVHLGMTVNACIYLTAFLVGIYTISGGLAAVVYTDMIQCVIMIGGCLLVLVLGIIDLGGIDNFQAEIKKQEQIQSEKQAAVVEKQEAKAAPAAGVLDVSHTSLILPADADTPFPWTGIFFGLALILSPAYWIGNQAIVQRSLGAKSEFDAKAAYVWGALLKNLVPVVVAVPGLIAFVKFPELTDGDQAFPELISHLLPTGLKGLFLAAFLAALMSSIDSYLNSASTIVTNDFYKRFYRRDASDVSLLKIGRVVTLLLVFWAIGFSFFLMTRSEGIYTIFQTLMAFFQGPAFAILLTGLLWKRATGVAAFIGFIVGVCFSITLFALNQVDVYTALGMEPLFQISEPFLYFSIWAFVVSFSLIVIISLLTKREPDEKIEGLVFSLKPRKETT, encoded by the coding sequence ATGCAGTCACTGTCGTTCCTCGATTTTGCCGTCATCGCCGCATATCTGATCGGAACACTGGGTCTGGGTCTGTATATCGGTTCCAAAATTAAGACCGGTTCCGATTACTTCCTGGCCGGCCGCAAGTTGCCGTGGTGGGCGATTGGCATGTCGCTGGTGGCGACCGACATTGGTGCCGTCGACATTGTGGGCACGGGAGGTGCCGCACATCAGCATGGTCTGGCGGTCGCCAATTTCGAATGGATCGGCTGCGTGCCCGCGATGATCATCGCCGCCTTTGTGTTCATTCCCTTTTTCTGGCGGAGCGGCGTGACCACGATTCCCGAATACATGGAACGGCGGTTCAATGTCGCGGTCCGCTCGGCGCTGGCGATCTGCTGGATCATTTTTATGGCGTGCAACCTGGGCATCATGCTGCTGGCTTCCGCGAAAATGATGCACGTGCATTTGGGGATGACCGTCAATGCCTGCATCTATCTGACCGCGTTCCTGGTCGGCATCTACACGATTTCCGGCGGACTGGCGGCGGTTGTGTATACCGATATGATTCAATGTGTGATCATGATCGGAGGCTGTCTGCTGGTGCTCGTACTGGGAATTATCGACCTGGGCGGCATTGATAATTTTCAGGCGGAGATCAAAAAACAGGAACAGATCCAGAGTGAGAAGCAGGCGGCTGTCGTCGAAAAACAGGAAGCGAAAGCAGCGCCGGCGGCAGGAGTCCTGGATGTCTCGCATACTTCACTCATTCTACCTGCTGACGCCGACACGCCGTTTCCGTGGACGGGCATTTTCTTTGGCCTGGCGTTGATTCTGAGCCCCGCCTACTGGATTGGTAACCAGGCGATTGTGCAGCGTTCGCTGGGAGCTAAGAGTGAATTCGACGCGAAAGCCGCCTATGTGTGGGGGGCACTGCTCAAAAACCTGGTGCCGGTGGTCGTCGCGGTGCCCGGCTTGATCGCCTTTGTGAAATTTCCCGAACTGACCGACGGCGACCAGGCCTTTCCCGAACTGATTTCGCATCTGCTGCCGACCGGCTTGAAAGGGCTGTTTCTGGCAGCTTTTCTGGCGGCGCTGATGTCGAGTATCGACTCGTATCTCAACTCTGCGTCCACAATTGTAACCAACGATTTCTACAAACGCTTTTATCGCAGAGACGCCAGTGATGTATCGCTGTTGAAAATCGGCCGCGTGGTGACGCTGCTGCTCGTCTTCTGGGCGATCGGCTTTTCGTTCTTTCTGATGACCCGCAGCGAAGGTATTTACACGATCTTCCAGACGCTGATGGCATTTTTCCAGGGACCCGCGTTTGCGATCCTGCTCACGGGCCTGCTCTGGAAGCGGGCGACCGGCGTGGCTGCCTTCATCGGGTTCATTGTGGGTGTCTGTTTTTCGATCACGCTGTTCGCGTTGAATCAGGTCGATGTCTACACGGCGTTGGGGATGGAGCCGCTGTTTCAGATTTCTGAACCGTTCCTGTACTTTTCGATCTGGGCGTTCGTGGTTTCGTTTTCACTGATTGTGATCATCAGTCTGCTGACGAAGCGCGAGCCGGACGAAAAGATTGAAGGGCTGGTGTTCAGCCTCAAACCGCGAAAGGAAACCACATGA
- a CDS encoding SGNH/GDSL hydrolase family protein, giving the protein MMQRTARFLFCFSLLTGCLLGSPLMAADKEPAAKADKPTIVTFGDSTTATRGPLVVYSMILEKELPAAGVPAKVVNSGIGGHTTHQAVGRFKKDVLQHDPDLVVIQYGINDSAVDVWRDPPATQSRVSVEQYDANLRKMIKQLKEKQISVILMTPNSLRWIPRMKKLYGKPPYDPEDVQGFNVLLKSYAAAVRKIAKEEHVPLIDVYAAFENYDKQANQAADDLLLDGMHPNTQGQKMVADLLLPQIKAALAKQDQ; this is encoded by the coding sequence ATGATGCAACGTACTGCGCGTTTCCTGTTTTGTTTCTCACTGCTGACGGGTTGTCTGTTGGGTTCTCCCCTGATGGCGGCGGATAAAGAACCGGCGGCGAAAGCGGACAAACCGACCATCGTCACGTTTGGTGATTCGACGACCGCAACGCGCGGGCCACTGGTCGTGTATTCGATGATTCTGGAGAAAGAACTTCCCGCAGCGGGTGTTCCCGCCAAAGTGGTAAACTCCGGGATTGGAGGACACACGACGCATCAGGCGGTCGGCCGGTTTAAGAAAGATGTACTGCAGCATGATCCCGATCTGGTGGTGATTCAGTATGGCATCAATGATTCCGCCGTCGATGTCTGGCGTGATCCGCCTGCGACCCAATCGCGTGTTTCGGTGGAACAGTATGACGCGAACCTGCGCAAGATGATTAAACAGCTCAAAGAGAAACAGATCTCTGTCATCCTGATGACGCCGAACTCGCTGCGGTGGATTCCCCGCATGAAAAAGCTGTATGGCAAACCGCCTTACGATCCCGAAGATGTTCAGGGTTTCAATGTACTGCTGAAATCGTATGCGGCTGCGGTACGGAAGATCGCCAAAGAGGAGCATGTGCCACTCATCGATGTCTACGCGGCCTTTGAAAACTATGACAAACAGGCCAATCAGGCCGCCGATGATCTGCTGCTGGACGGCATGCATCCTAATACCCAAGGCCAGAAGATGGTGGCGGATCTGCTGCTGCCCCAGATCAAAGCCGCATTAGCAAAACAGGACCAGTGA
- a CDS encoding DinB family protein: MFENEIAINQLQLKQFAAIVADLPEECLYTRGAGHGHPPVWILGHLAIVGEMGQTFLGGSLTHPTWAPLFGPGSSDEVQPDDSLTRETLITSLNQAYETLQSMAAEAKPEDVAGPHGIELFDGSPIQTVSHAISLLLTNHFAFHLAQLSSCRRDRGLGHIF, encoded by the coding sequence ATGTTCGAAAACGAAATTGCCATTAACCAGTTGCAGTTGAAACAGTTTGCAGCCATCGTAGCGGATCTGCCTGAGGAGTGTCTTTATACGCGGGGTGCCGGGCACGGTCATCCGCCAGTCTGGATTCTCGGTCACCTGGCGATTGTCGGTGAGATGGGGCAGACGTTTCTGGGAGGCAGCCTGACACATCCAACGTGGGCGCCGCTGTTTGGTCCCGGTTCCAGTGATGAGGTTCAGCCGGATGACTCTCTGACGCGTGAGACGTTGATTACGTCGCTCAATCAGGCTTACGAAACTCTGCAGTCAATGGCGGCGGAAGCGAAGCCGGAAGATGTTGCAGGGCCGCATGGGATTGAGCTGTTTGACGGTTCGCCCATCCAGACCGTGAGCCACGCGATTTCGCTGCTGCTGACGAATCACTTTGCCTTTCATCTGGCGCAGCTTTCCAGTTGCCGCCGTGATCGCGGGCTGGGACATATCTTTTAA